One genomic segment of Equus quagga isolate Etosha38 chromosome 20, UCLA_HA_Equagga_1.0, whole genome shotgun sequence includes these proteins:
- the LOC124230849 gene encoding protein max isoform X1 yields MSDNDDIEVESDEEQPRFQSAADKRAHHNALERKRRDHIKDSFHSLRDSVPSLQGEKQQASRAQILDKATEYIQYMRRKNHTHQQDIDDLKRQNALLEQQVRALEKARSSAQLQTNYPSSDNSLYTNAKGGTISAFDGGSDSSSESEPEEPQSRKKVRMEAS; encoded by the exons ATGAGCGATAACGATGACATCGAGGTGGAGAGCGAC GAAGAGCAACCGAGGTTTCAATCTGCG GCTGACAAACGGGCTCATCATAATGCACTGGAACGAAAACGCAGGGACCACATCAAAGACAGCTTTCACAGTCTGCGGGACTCGGTCCCCTCCCTCCAGGGAGAGAAG CAACAGGCATCCCGGGCCCAAATCCTAGACAAAGCCACAGAGTATATCCAGTATATGCGAAGGAAAAACCACACACACCAGCAAGATATTGATGACCTCAAGCGGCAGAATGCTCTTCTGGAGCAGCAAG TCCGTGCACTGGAGAAGGCGAGGTCGAGTGCCCAACTGCAGACCAACTACCCCTCCTCAGACAACAGCCTCTACACCAACGCCAAGGGCGGCACCATCTCTGCCTTCGATGGGGGCTCGGACTCCAGCTCGGAGTCGGAGCCCGAAGAGCCCCAGAGCAGGAAGAAGGTCCGGATGGAGGCCAGCTAA
- the LOC124230849 gene encoding protein max isoform X4: MSDNDDIEVESDADKRAHHNALERKRRDHIKDSFHSLRDSVPSLQGEKASRAQILDKATEYIQYMRRKNHTHQQDIDDLKRQNALLEQQVRALEKARSSAQLQTNYPSSDNSLYTNAKGGTISAFDGGSDSSSESEPEEPQSRKKVRMEAS; encoded by the exons ATGAGCGATAACGATGACATCGAGGTGGAGAGCGAC GCTGACAAACGGGCTCATCATAATGCACTGGAACGAAAACGCAGGGACCACATCAAAGACAGCTTTCACAGTCTGCGGGACTCGGTCCCCTCCCTCCAGGGAGAGAAG GCATCCCGGGCCCAAATCCTAGACAAAGCCACAGAGTATATCCAGTATATGCGAAGGAAAAACCACACACACCAGCAAGATATTGATGACCTCAAGCGGCAGAATGCTCTTCTGGAGCAGCAAG TCCGTGCACTGGAGAAGGCGAGGTCGAGTGCCCAACTGCAGACCAACTACCCCTCCTCAGACAACAGCCTCTACACCAACGCCAAGGGCGGCACCATCTCTGCCTTCGATGGGGGCTCGGACTCCAGCTCGGAGTCGGAGCCCGAAGAGCCCCAGAGCAGGAAGAAGGTCCGGATGGAGGCCAGCTAA
- the LOC124230849 gene encoding protein max isoform X2 — MSDNDDIEVESDEEQPRFQSAADKRAHHNALERKRRDHIKDSFHSLRDSVPSLQGEKASRAQILDKATEYIQYMRRKNHTHQQDIDDLKRQNALLEQQVRALEKARSSAQLQTNYPSSDNSLYTNAKGGTISAFDGGSDSSSESEPEEPQSRKKVRMEAS; from the exons ATGAGCGATAACGATGACATCGAGGTGGAGAGCGAC GAAGAGCAACCGAGGTTTCAATCTGCG GCTGACAAACGGGCTCATCATAATGCACTGGAACGAAAACGCAGGGACCACATCAAAGACAGCTTTCACAGTCTGCGGGACTCGGTCCCCTCCCTCCAGGGAGAGAAG GCATCCCGGGCCCAAATCCTAGACAAAGCCACAGAGTATATCCAGTATATGCGAAGGAAAAACCACACACACCAGCAAGATATTGATGACCTCAAGCGGCAGAATGCTCTTCTGGAGCAGCAAG TCCGTGCACTGGAGAAGGCGAGGTCGAGTGCCCAACTGCAGACCAACTACCCCTCCTCAGACAACAGCCTCTACACCAACGCCAAGGGCGGCACCATCTCTGCCTTCGATGGGGGCTCGGACTCCAGCTCGGAGTCGGAGCCCGAAGAGCCCCAGAGCAGGAAGAAGGTCCGGATGGAGGCCAGCTAA
- the LOC124230849 gene encoding protein max isoform X3: MSDNDDIEVESDADKRAHHNALERKRRDHIKDSFHSLRDSVPSLQGEKQQASRAQILDKATEYIQYMRRKNHTHQQDIDDLKRQNALLEQQVRALEKARSSAQLQTNYPSSDNSLYTNAKGGTISAFDGGSDSSSESEPEEPQSRKKVRMEAS; encoded by the exons ATGAGCGATAACGATGACATCGAGGTGGAGAGCGAC GCTGACAAACGGGCTCATCATAATGCACTGGAACGAAAACGCAGGGACCACATCAAAGACAGCTTTCACAGTCTGCGGGACTCGGTCCCCTCCCTCCAGGGAGAGAAG CAACAGGCATCCCGGGCCCAAATCCTAGACAAAGCCACAGAGTATATCCAGTATATGCGAAGGAAAAACCACACACACCAGCAAGATATTGATGACCTCAAGCGGCAGAATGCTCTTCTGGAGCAGCAAG TCCGTGCACTGGAGAAGGCGAGGTCGAGTGCCCAACTGCAGACCAACTACCCCTCCTCAGACAACAGCCTCTACACCAACGCCAAGGGCGGCACCATCTCTGCCTTCGATGGGGGCTCGGACTCCAGCTCGGAGTCGGAGCCCGAAGAGCCCCAGAGCAGGAAGAAGGTCCGGATGGAGGCCAGCTAA